A window from Fusarium musae strain F31 chromosome 8, whole genome shotgun sequence encodes these proteins:
- a CDS encoding hypothetical protein (EggNog:ENOG41), which produces MSDDVITDDFDVEVFLNLLHWSWEDAYNGTREIERPVSPFSRPVHTTSEPDTPQTEPGMSQPERESSEEERLSIDSQVSSSSEDLGPLDRDESFATRRPGTPPPSPTSCSSSSEQSSPSTISHDISPRAQPLSLKRSASSETDAPVPKRIRRQIRNGLMSVTDAQLNSTAEPPKDRKGSCDQGLAPFRHDHDSHNSSIADRLGEESDGSCSDDSSERGENPPAPEPNVPWKKYR; this is translated from the exons ATGAGTGACGACGTTATCACTGACGATTTCGACGTCGAGGTatttctcaacctcttgcACTGGTCTTGGGAGGATGCTTATAATG GTACGCGTGAGATTGAGCGCCCTGTGTCTCCCTTTTCGCGGCCGGTGCATACCACCTCAGAGCCAGATACTCCCCAAACAGAGCCTGGGATGTCTCAACCTGAGAGGGAAAGTTCTGAGGAAGAAAGGCTGAGCATCGACTCTCAggtctcttcctcatccgaAGACCTTGGGCCGCTCGATAGGGATGAGAGTTTTGCGACAAGACGTCCCGGCACTCCACCTCCATCTCCGACTTCatgctcttcttccagcgAGCAATCATCACCGAGCACAATTAGTCATGATATTTCTCCGAGAGCGCAGCCCTTGAGCCTCAAGAGGTCCGCCAGCAGCGAAACCGATGCCCCAGTCCCCAAGAGGATTCGCCGCCAAATTAGGAATGGCCTGATGTCTGTGACCGACGCACAGCTTAATTCCACAGCTGAGCCACCAAAGGACCGGAAAGGCAGTTGTGACCAGGGTCTGGCACCATTCCGCCATGATCATGACTCGCATAATAGCTCTATTGCAGATCGCCTTGGTGAAGAGTCTGACGGCTCTTGTTCCGATGACAGTAGCGAGAGAGGTGAAAATCCTCCTGCACCGGAACCGAATGTTCCCTGGAAGAAATATCGCTGA